TCCATTACCATTTAGATTTAATTTTGTTTCATTTTGGTATTATGGATGGCTTTTAGCATTAGCATTATTTATTGCTCCATTTGTTGGAAATATTTTAGTTGATATTGCAAAAGATGTTGTACCTGGAAATTATCCAATTTATGCAGATGGTTTATCATTGACATTAAATAATTCAACACTATATTTTTGGCAAATATTTATTGCTCTTGCAATTTTAGTACTTATTCATACATTGCCATATTTTATTAAACTTAAAAATGTTGATATAGTACATCCTTATAACTGTGGTGAATTACATAAAAGACATATTGAGACATATGATTTTGCATGTATAAATGTAGCTAAACCTTATATCATAGCATTTTCAATAGCTTTATTTATATTAGTAGTAGTACTTGGAGGAGGTTTATTATGATTGAGTGGATTTTTGTATTATTAGCACCAATAATTGGTGGATTAATTTATGGAGTAGAGAGAATAGTTAGGGCAAGAATGCAAAGCAGGCTTGGTCCACCTTTAATGCAGCCATTTTATGACTTTTTTAAATTAATGGATAAAAGACCTATGATGGTTCATTCAATGCATGCATTAATGGGTATTATGTATTTTATTGCTGAGTGGTTTGCATTTGCTGTTTTGATTTTTGGAAATGATATTTTACTTGCAATATTTTTCCATGTAATTGCAGTTTTAGCACTTGTAATTGGTGCAAGTAGTGTTAGAAGTGCATATAGTGTTATGGGAGCAATTAGAGAGCTTATGCATATGATAAGTTACGAGCCAATTATGGTATTACTTGTTATTGGTCTATTTTTAGTTAGTGGAAGTTTTGATTATAGGGATATTTTAAATTATGAAGGGTATCCAATTTTAGAGTTACCAATTGTATTTATAGTATTTTTACTTACAATTCCTATGATGCTTCAAAAGTCACCATTTGATGTAGCTGAAGCCCATCAAGAAATAATAGGTGGTCCAGAGATTGAATATAGTGGACCATTTTACGAAGCTGTTTATACTGCTAAATGGATAGAGTATGTGTATGTGTTTTTCTTTGCTTTTCTTTTTGGTGGTAGTCATTATTGGCTTGGAGCTATTTTAGCTGTTTTTGCATTTATTTTCGTTAATTTACTTGATAATTCAACTGCAAGGGTTGATTTTAGAAGAATGGTTAAATTTGCTTGGTTTGTTTTAATACCGCTTGCAGCGGCAAATATAATGCTAATAGCGATGTGGAGGTAAGTTATGGGATTTTTTAGTAAATTTAGAAAAAAGTCACCTTGGATATTACATTATAATACTGGTGGATGTAATGGGTGTGATATAGAAATTTTAGCAACTCTTGCTCCAAAATATGACATTGAAAGATTTGGGGCATTAAATAGAGGTAATCCAAAACAATCTGATATTTTACTTGTAACAGGACCTGTTACAATGCATTGTAAAGATGTTTTAAGAAGATTATATCTTGAAATGCCAGAACCAAAAGTAGTAGTTGCAATGGGTGCTTGTGGTCATGGTGGCGGAGTTTTTAGGCACTTATATAATGTAAATGATGGTGTTGATAGTATTATTCCTGTTGATGTATGGATTCCTGGATGTTGTCCAAGACCTGAGGCATTAATAGATGGTATTGTAGAAGCTATTGCTATATGGGAGAAAAAAAGTAAAGAAAAAGAATATCCAAGAGATTTTGATGAGCATATGAAGAAAAAATTAGGAGTTGAAGATGACAATTAATCCGCAAATGAATTTTTTTGAGGTAACTCTTGAAAATGTAAAAGAAAAAATAAAAGAATTTTATGATAAAGAAAAACATCATTATGTAACTATCAATGCTATTGATAATGGAGGTAATGTTACTCTTGATTGGATTTTTAGTGACTATGAAGAAAAAAACGTTTTATATGTATTTAGAATTAATGAAGTTAGTTATGATGAATTAATCCCATCTATTACGGATATAATACCATCAAGTTGGCTTGCTGAGTGGGAGTTAGCAGATTTATTTGATTTAAATGTTGAAAATGCACCAAAGGGGCTGTTTTTAAAACATAATCCAGAAATACATGCTCCTTTAAGAAAGGATAGTTGATGAGTGGTGGAAATAAAGTAATAGTACCATTTGGTTCACAACATATTGCATTACCTGAACCTGTTAGTTTTTTATTTACAACAGAAAATGAAGTTATTACTGATGTTGATGTTGATGTAGGATATGTTCATAGAGGTATAGAAAAAGCTGCAATTACTAAATTTGAGTTTACAAATGTTGCATATTTACTAACAAGAATTTGTGGTTTTTGTTCAATAACTCATGCAAGTGGTTACCATCATGGAATAGAAAAATTACTTGGTGCAGAAGTACCAAAAAGAGCAGAATATATTAGAATGCTTGTTACAGAACTTGATAGAATTCATTCGCATATATTAGCAAATGGGCACGTTGCAGAAGTAGTTGGGTATGAGAATTTATTCATGCAATCAGTAAGATATAGAGAAAAAGCAATGGAGCTTTTAGAATTAATAACCGGAAATAGAATTCAATATGATATTTATAAAATAGGAGGTGTTAGAAAAGATTTAACACCTGAGATTGTAGAAGAAGTTAAGAAAAAACTTACAAAATTAAAAGATGAAATGTTAAAAATTTATGATTTTTATGATACTGATTATACTTTTGGGCTTAAAACAA
This Caminibacter mediatlanticus TB-2 DNA region includes the following protein-coding sequences:
- a CDS encoding complex I subunit 1 family protein; translated protein: MIEWIFVLLAPIIGGLIYGVERIVRARMQSRLGPPLMQPFYDFFKLMDKRPMMVHSMHALMGIMYFIAEWFAFAVLIFGNDILLAIFFHVIAVLALVIGASSVRSAYSVMGAIRELMHMISYEPIMVLLVIGLFLVSGSFDYRDILNYEGYPILELPIVFIVFLLTIPMMLQKSPFDVAEAHQEIIGGPEIEYSGPFYEAVYTAKWIEYVYVFFFAFLFGGSHYWLGAILAVFAFIFVNLLDNSTARVDFRRMVKFAWFVLIPLAAANIMLIAMWR
- a CDS encoding NADH-quinone oxidoreductase subunit B family protein: MGFFSKFRKKSPWILHYNTGGCNGCDIEILATLAPKYDIERFGALNRGNPKQSDILLVTGPVTMHCKDVLRRLYLEMPEPKVVVAMGACGHGGGVFRHLYNVNDGVDSIIPVDVWIPGCCPRPEALIDGIVEAIAIWEKKSKEKEYPRDFDEHMKKKLGVEDDN
- a CDS encoding nickel-dependent hydrogenase large subunit, which gives rise to MSGGNKVIVPFGSQHIALPEPVSFLFTTENEVITDVDVDVGYVHRGIEKAAITKFEFTNVAYLLTRICGFCSITHASGYHHGIEKLLGAEVPKRAEYIRMLVTELDRIHSHILANGHVAEVVGYENLFMQSVRYREKAMELLELITGNRIQYDIYKIGGVRKDLTPEIVEEVKKKLTKLKDEMLKIYDFYDTDYTFGLKTKGISYISYDMAKEYNAVGPIARASGVDTDARKEFPYLPYDEIGFEVQTMSEGDVWARNMVRQKEVLHSIDLCLRIVDNLPEGEISTKVKGRPKGEVYVRIEAPRGECFYYIKGNGTKILERVRIRVPTYANIPVLRELFVGEKYSDAQAIVLSFDPCMSCTAR
- a CDS encoding NADH-quinone oxidoreductase subunit C; the encoded protein is MTINPQMNFFEVTLENVKEKIKEFYDKEKHHYVTINAIDNGGNVTLDWIFSDYEEKNVLYVFRINEVSYDELIPSITDIIPSSWLAEWELADLFDLNVENAPKGLFLKHNPEIHAPLRKDS